The window ACCAGCCGCGGCATGCATTACTGGGAGAGCGCCGACGGCCGCGACCAGCGCCTGATCTTCGCGATGAACAGCCTGCTCCAGGAGATCGATGCGCGAACGGGGAAGTCGGTGATGTCGTTCGGCACCAACGGCGTCGTCGATCTGCGCGCCGGGCTCGACGGGCGCGACCCGGAGAGTATCGGCAACATCCAGTCGACGATTCCCGGCGAGGTCTTCGAGAACCTCGTCATCGTCGGCAGCGCGACCGGCGAAGGCTACATGTCGCCGCCCGGGGACATCCGCGCGTATGACGTGCTCACCGGGCGGCTCGTGTGGACGTTCCACACCGTGCCGCGGCCCGGCGAGTTCGGCTACGAGACCTGGCCGAAAGACGCGTACAAGTACATCGGCGGCACGAACACGTGGGGGGAGGTCTCCGTCGACGCCGAGCGAGGCATCGCGTTCTTCCCGACCGGTTCGCCGACGTTCGACTACTACGGGGCGGACCGCGTCGGGCAGAACCTGTTCGCCAACTGCCTCATCGCGCTCGACGCGCGCACCGGCAAGCGGCTGTGGCACTTCCAGAACGTGCATCACGACTTGTGGGACTTCGACAACGTCTCGGCTCCTCAGCTCACGACGATCCGCAAGGACGGGCGCAATATCGACGTCGTCGCCATGGCCGGCAAGACCGGTTATCTCTACGTGTTCGAAC of the Vicinamibacterales bacterium genome contains:
- a CDS encoding PQQ-binding-like beta-propeller repeat protein, which encodes MSQRIAARRPFLPVCAALMAYVAAVVTTTAQPWPDRWWTGYGGGADNSRYFPSKQITRGNVGRLEVAWTYPFGDAGSSPIVVRGVIYGRGRNGSLVALDAATGTERWVRESMTGMTSRGMHYWESADGRDQRLIFAMNSLLQEIDARTGKSVMSFGTNGVVDLRAGLDGRDPESIGNIQSTIPGEVFENLVIVGSATGEGYMSPPGDIRAYDVLTGRLVWTFHTVPRPGEFGYETWPKDAYKYIGGTNTWGEVSVDAERGIAFFPTGSPTFDYYGADRVGQNLFANCLIALDARTGKRLWHFQNVHHDLWDFDNVSAPQLTTIRKDGRNIDVVAMAGKTGYLYVFERATGTPIWPIEEKPVPTKTDVPGEVLWPTQPIPTN